A window from Pagrus major chromosome 4, Pma_NU_1.0 encodes these proteins:
- the zdhhc7 gene encoding palmitoyltransferase ZDHHC7, with translation MQSSNHRLRDMEQHHPLLSAGADVETGSLAAGVIVGGPHAGHAAGNRTLWFIQDSCGMVCAGMTWFLVLYAEFVVNFVMLLPSKSFWYSLLNGATFNSLAVLALASHLRTMLTDPGAVPKGNATKEYMESLQLKPGEVIYKCPKCCSIKPERAHHCSICKRCIRKMDHHCPWVNNCVGEKNQRFFVLFTMYIALISAHALGLSGMHFFTCIKVQWNECSDFSPGVSVLLLIFLCLEAILFLTFTAVMFGTQIHSICNDETEIERLKNEKPTWERRMRWDGMKTVFGGPPSLLWCNPFTGLRLRRLLLLTHGRRSGSEFSV, from the exons ATGCAGTCTTCAAACCACCGACTGCGAGATATGGAGCAGCACCACCCACTGCTGTCGGCAGGGGCAGATGTGGAGACAGGGAGCCTGGCAGCCGGAGTGATAGTCGGGGGTCCGCACGCGGGCCATGCTGCAGGAAACCGCACGCTGTGGTTCATTCAGGACAGTTGTGGGATGGTGTGCGCAGGCATGACCTGGTTCCTGGTGTTGTACGCTGAATTCGTAGTGAACTTTGTCATGCTGCTGCCCAGCAAGAGCTTCTGGTACTCACTGCTGAACGGGGCCACCTTCAACTCGCTGGCTGTGCTGGCATTGGCCTCACATCTGCGCACCATGTTGACTGACCCG GGTGCAGTTCCTAAGGGCAATGCAACCAAGGAGTACATGGAGAGCTTACAGCTGAAGCCTGGTGAGGTCATCTACAAATGCCCGAAGTGCTGCAGCATTAAGCCTGAGAGGGCACATCACTGCAG TATTTGTAAAAGATGCATCCGGAAGATGGATCACCACTGTCCCTGGGTCAATAACTGCGTAGGAGAAAAGAATCAGAGATTCTTTGTACTTTTCACT ATGTACATAGCATTGATTTCTGCCCATGCCCTGGGCCTCAGTGGGATGCACTTCTTCACCTGTATTAAAGTCCAGTGGAATG AGTGCAGTGACTTCTCCCCAGGggtgtctgtgctgctgctgatctTCCTCTGTCTCGAGgccatcctcttcctcactttCACAGCTGTAATGTTTGGTACACAGATCCACTCCATCTGCAATGATGAGACG GAGATTGAACGTCTTAAAAATGAGAAGCCCACGTGGGAGCGTCGCATGAGATGGGACGGAATGAAAACTGTGTTTGGCGGCCCGCCCTCCCTTCTGTGGTGCAACCCATTCACAGGCCTGCGTCTGCGGCGTCTGTTGCTGTTGACCCATGGTCGCCGCAGCGGATCAGAGTTCTCTGTCTGA
- the LOC140994232 gene encoding regulator of G-protein signaling 9-binding protein, with product MGKDECKTMLDALNKVTACYRHLVIALGSTSDSQNLREELKRTRKKAQELAVANRTKLTSLLKDKSISKEDRAEYERLWVLFSSSMELLEVDMKRSLEIGQDFPLKVPTRHLIQTGMTGSTTTVAARAMSVQNMKYEADSNIDTADLRELQSEISQVTQMMEEMEMKVQVAPWAVEAKQEAGAELKSNMSVGNSSVGVISICEEEPKEEEGGGNRDAGFASICAVLVFLVIIVVAVVLGYLVINMS from the coding sequence ATGGGGAAAGATGAGTGCAAAACAATGCTGGACGCTTTGAATAAAGTGACCGCCTGCTACAGGCATCTGGTGATCGCTCTGGGAAGCACCTCGGACTCGCAGAACCTGCgagaggagctgaagaggaCCCGCAAAAAGGCCCAGGAGCTGGCCGTGGCCAACAGGACTAAACTGACCTCTCTGCTCAAAGACAAGAGCATCAGCAAAGAGGACCGGGCCGAGTACGAGCGCCTATGGGTGCTGTTCTCGAGCAGCATGGAGCTCCTGGAGGTGGACATGAAGAGGTCCCTGGAGATAGGGCAGGATTTCCCCCTCAAGGTGCCGACGAGACACCTCATCCAGACGGGGATGACCGGCAGCACCACCACCGTGGCGGCCCGGGCCATGAGCGTGCAGAACATGAAGTACGAGGCGGACAGCAACATCGACACGGCCGACCTGCGGGAACTGCAGTCCGAGATCTCCCAGGTGACCCagatgatggaggagatggagatgaaGGTGCAGGTGGCGCCGTGGGCCGTGGAGGCGAAGCAGGAGGCGGGCGCGGAGCTCAAGTCCAACATGAGCGTGGGGAACTCCTCCGTCGGCGTCATCTCCATCTGCGAAGAGGAGcccaaagaggaggaaggaggaggcaACAGGGATGCTGGCTTCGCCTCCATCTGCGCCGTGCTCGTCTTCTTAGTCATCATCGTTGTCGCTGTGGTTCTGGGATATCTGGTCATCAATATGTCCTGA
- the nudt19 gene encoding acyl-coenzyme A diphosphatase NUDT19: MNTTLRHWKEAATLILAAGHRLGADSLSSRTPLSAAPGSPLAGSHGPSHLPHRSCFDYDVLLLKRSSKSGFMPNAYVFPGGMVDSSDFSSEWLDIFKSFCSSPSFGLTSVKQPVESRPPIFATDRLKLGSPIPGEVAFRICALRETFEESGVLLVVSKPEEKSSLESIKDNHVPHSTVNDLCSSELTKWRTLVNQCPSNFIRMCRELEVLPNIWALHEWGNWLTPKGRYGVTRFDTAFFICCLQEIPHTLQDEKEIVRFQWSTPSEVLQSYQARELWIAPPQFYELSRMCRFPLLNDLHNFSSQRATEGCEHWLPVVINDPHYISVLPGDKLYPLDTSGEAETDKSADPPQEHHQDSGLHRMLISDPYSLSLQITITPKYNHVLPVVGQALESKADSNSQL; encoded by the exons ATGAACACCACCCTGAGGCACTGGAAGGAGGCGGCCACTCTTATCTTAGCCGCGGGCCACAGGCTCGGCGCGGACAGTCTGTCGTCAAGGACACCGCTGTCCGCCGCTCCAGGTTCACCGCTGGCCGGCAGCCACGGACCCTCACACCTGCCGCACAGGTCCTGCTTTGATTACGACGTTTTACTGCTCAAACGAAGCAGCAAAAGCGGCTTCATGCCCAATGCTTACGTGTTTCCCGGCGGCATGGTGGACTCCTCGGACTTCTCGAGTGAATGGTTGGACATTTTCAAGTCTTTCTGCAGCTCTCCCAGCTTTGGTTTGACAAGTGTGAAGCAGCCGGTGGAGAGCAGACCTCCCATCTTCGCCACAGACCGGCTGAAGCTGGGCTCTCCCATCCCGGGGGAGGTCGCCTTCCGGATCTGCGCCCTCAGGGAGACGTTTGAGGAGTCTGGAGTGCTCCTGGTGGTGTCCAAACCGGAGGAGAAGAGCTCGTTGGAAAGCATAAAAGACAACCATGTGCCACACAGCACAGTAAACGATCTGTGCAGCAGTGAACTCACCAAGTGGAGGACTCTGGTGAACCAGTGCCCCTCCAACTTCATCAGGATGTGCAGAGAGCTGGAGGTGTTGCCCAACATCTGGGCCTTACATGAGTGGGGCAACTGGCTGACTCCCAAAGGTCGATACGGTGTGACGAGGTTTGACACAGCTTTCTTCATCTGCTGCCTGCAGGAGATCCCTCACACCCTGCAGGACGAGAAGGAAATAGTGCGCTTTCAg tggtcCACACCCTCAGAGGTCCTGCAGAGCTACCAGGCACGGGAGTTGTGGATCGCCCCTCCACAGTTCTATGAGCTCAGCCGCATGTGCCGCTTCCCTTTGCTGAACGACCTCCACAACTTCTCCAGCCAGCGTGCCACAGAGGGCTGTGAGCACTGGTTGCCCGTTGTCATAAATGATCCACACTACATATCGGTGCTGCCAG GTGACAAACTTTACCCATTGGACACttcaggtgaggctgagacGGATAAGAGCGCAGACCCTCCGCAGGAGCATCATCAGGATTCTGGACTGCACCGCATGTTGATCTCAGATCCATACAGTTTAAGTCTACAGATCACCATCACGCCCAAGTACAACCATGTGCTCCCTGTTGTAGGACAAGCCTTAGAGAGCAAAGCTGACTCAAACAGTCAGCTTTGA